In Drosophila yakuba strain Tai18E2 chromosome 2R, Prin_Dyak_Tai18E2_2.1, whole genome shotgun sequence, a single genomic region encodes these proteins:
- the LOC6529197 gene encoding uncharacterized protein LOC6529197, with amino-acid sequence MCSCSIRCCFLYSLIIFSFVYYYNDVVVDYLVFEEQHHVEKYSVDTKSCRMLTMVPNERDVMFLWRGLRRDLCASNLDMSSFSKCEYNYLRTEVNIELAKARYGIETLESFKCIYYAMERNTDFDNRYLYSREFELLTDGNNTIEPHVDIIRAECFINAKNIYNGVHFYIHPTDKWLRNTQGLPPLKLATDVGSLSVLIVGLDSISQMHFHRSMTRTANFLLSLPHVKFKGFNRLGNDSFDSMMPLLSGLSGQEMKDISSNLSSLDSCPFIWKVFQRAGYETGLGEDNIDKSLFVKGFREPPTDFYLRPGLLEMWLKTRTDGLLGIHCNEKDNYAMVLREFLFKMLPHHKAHRFFTFLWWTQGIDHLFNYGRKLDQPFLKMFKALAQSGILKNTVLLVVSNHGLNKGRFYKTVQGKVEESQPLAMLCYPRWLEERYPQALGNLKSNNRRLVTAFDLHATLQQFPNLTSLEDEKLKQRRSDLWAMGKDIPRGISLFLPIPDHRDCFLAAIPTANCLCQQLRNVSTSDGYVLRAARLIIRNLNKMTRTHTPPCKTLYLVRVLTADKWRRIADEHQSEFRVRVLATPGEGHFEGIVRYSGYTLAVDGLITRVNDHRNGSQCIENYLIDMYCFCP; translated from the coding sequence ATGTGCTCCTGCAGTATACGTTGCTGCTTCTTGTATAGCTTGATTATCTTCTCCTTCGTCTACTACTATAACGATGTGGTGGTCGACTACCTAGTCTTCGAGGAGCAGCATCACGTGGAGAAATACTCTGTGGACACTAAGAGCTGTCGTATGCTGACTATGGTTCCCAATGAACGCGACGTAATGTTCTTGTGGCGCGGCCTTCGTAGAGACTTGTGCGCCAGCAACCTGGACATGTCATCCTTCAGCAAATGCGAATATAACTACCTGAGAACGGAAGTAAATATAGAGCTTGCTAAAGCAAGGTACGGCATCGAGACTTTGGAGAGTTTCAAGTGCATTTATTATGCCATGGAGCGAAACACCGATTTCGACAATCGCTACTTGTATAGCAGAGAATTCGAGTTGCTCACGGATGGTAATAATACAATCGAACCCCATGTGGATATCATAAGGGCTGAGTGCTTTATCAACGCTAAAAACATCTACAACGGAGTCCATTTTTACATTCATCCAACCGACAAATGGCTGCGCAACACCCAGGGTCTCCCTCCTCTGAAGTTGGCTACCGACGTCGGCAGTTTGTCTGTGTTGATCGTGGGCCTAGATTCCATTTCCCAAATGCATTTCCACAGAAGCATGACTCGCACAGCCAACTTTCTGCTATCTCTACCGCACGTGAAATTTAAGGGGTTCAATCGGTTAGGTAATGACAGCTTCGATAGTATGATGCCGTTGCTTAGCGGCCTAAGTGGGCAAGAGATGAAGGACATTTCGTCTAACCTCAGCAGCCTGGACAGCTGTCCTTTTATCTGGAAGGTTTTCCAAAGAGCCGGCTATGAAACGGGCCTGGGCGAGGACAACATAGACAAGAGTCTGTTCGTGAAGGGGTTTCGGGAGCCGCCAACAGATTTTTACCTTCGGCCTGGTCTTCTTGAGATGTGGTTAAAAACGAGAACGGACGGATTACTTGGTATCCACTGCAATGAAAAGGACAATTACGCGATGGTGCTTAGGGAGTTCCTATTCAAGATGCTTCCCCATCATAAAGCGCACAGGTTCTTTACATTCCTTTGGTGGACCCAGGGCATCGATCACCTATTTAACTACGGCCGGAAGCTGGATCAACCGTTcctaaaaatgtttaaagccTTAGCACAGAGTGGTATTCTTAAGAACACAGTGCTCTTGGTGGTTTCCAATCACGGGTTAAATAAGGGCCGGTTTTACAAAACCGTGCAGGGCAAAGTGGAGGAGAGTCAGCCCCTGGCCATGCTTTGCTATCCCAGGTGGCTGGAAGAACGATATCCGCAAGCCCTTGGCAATTTAAAGAGTAACAACCGTCGTTTGGTCACCGCCTTTGATTTACATGCCACTCTTCAGCAATTCCCAAATCTGACGTCCCTGGAGGATGAGAAACTGAAGCAGCGCAGATCTGATTTATGGGCAATGGGCAAAGACATTCCGCGTGGAATAAGCCTTTTCTTGCCTATTCCAGACCATAGAGACTGTTTTTTGGCCGCCATACCCACGGCTAACTGTCTGTGTCAGCAGCTTAGAAATGTCTCGACTTCAGATGGCTATGTTCTGAGGGCTGCACGCCTCATTATTCGAAACCTCAATAAGATGACCCGCACACATACTCCGCCTTGCAAGACTTTATACCTGGTACGGGTTTTGACTGCCGATAAGTGGAGACGCATCGCAGATGAGCATCAGTCCGAATTTAGGGTGCGAGTGTTAGCCACTCCTGGCGAGGGTCATTTTGAAGGAATCGTTAGGTATTCGGGATATACGCTGGCTGTAGACGGCCTTATAACACGCGTTAATGACCACAGAAATGGCTCTCAGTGCATTGAAAACTACTTGATTGACATGTATTGCTTTTGTCCTTGA
- the LOC6529198 gene encoding zinc finger protein 808 isoform X1 encodes MNPDHLKDTHLCIRCNATILGLTKYIEHRKRNCIVTEKQNVSPKADGRARISSGTEVSPSIISSSNLDQTYDGFQFTEPDAPSSYLRKTTASHGGKTSKSLTEAYDLPNELGADLFFSSLQLQSVATGGKIVSVARQERSKDETWVAPTGDPLLKAVREHDETVFKPLHFDHESPEASEEEDDEDEHEEFDAEEDQEEYDVRRQSPPIVPASHTGGKWKPESRPQLRHPHIERLSPSWDEPSEDNYIHPPADHTKGKWVPGSKQLEYIENIDLTKLDQPGASYWCNICCRRLKSRLYYDQHLKSGYHIKRAEAECELEQATLGRELTLSKDFSIEGNEDKKEQKPPKRQRRANLLRCDLCRHTMARHLMGKHLISHFHFRRLQKQSRIRRQKCLQEILKHMGSIVRQSPFQCLPCRFYANTEDNFLHHWQSHEHLQLTKRLGGTFWCAFCQFSSNTNNSMLLHLLDSSHKEVLLALNRSVPIYIAQIRRLQCSRCGMEFLYNIQLRRHFISDHPGLALTGTAADEYQSRFRCNLCGSSQTSRLALQRHKKHKHLLARYFCAICRLEFDSSLDARRHRSLMEHKQKARAQMTILPPEKEIEHMLKEVLEEAAPSLPAKRSGDIKCAICKKTFESSQSLTKHQAEVHSSDNHLCLSCGSSFKSAQALGRHTRSCQPLASTSSPPHPFLAQKKAIYSCDQCRFQSQYESDLVYHRIFHTRSGTIGKNELLQCPLCPKNFKKHSLRPHLRNHTNEKIFECTECLQKFARRHNLKNHVITRHGKVGDQDKTEISKKDVEQSKPKYQCGTCGKILAKKYSLKLHEISHSKTVQRLYRCHFTDCSYAGRTPESLKTHLVSHSQERHKCARNNCSYVGKSELHLKRHLKSAHFTEKSSEEWFSCDQCDFRARFKGHLRRHSLRHSGQKPHQCPHCDFQCSTIDNLRKHIIKTGKHPGMFIYQCVKCSEAASEIFKSNSYKEYQYHLETHKAD; translated from the exons ATGAACCCCGACCATTTAAAGGACACTCATCTGTGCATTAGGTGCAACGCCACTATACTTGGACTCACAAAATACATTGAGCACCGAAAACGAAACTGTATCGTAACAGAAAAGCAAAATGTTTCGCCAAAAGCCGATGGACGAGCAAGAATCTCCTCTGGTACTGAAGTGTCACCGTCGATTATCAGTAGCAGTAATTTGGATCAAACATATGATGGCTTCCAGTTTACGGAACCGGACGCTCCAAGTAGTTACCTCCGCAAAACTACCGCCAGTCATGGAGGAAAGACCTCAAAGTCCTTGACGGAAGCTTATGATCTTCCGAACGAACTTGGAGCCGATCTTTTCTTTTCGTCTCTACAACTGCAGAGCGTGGCAACGGGTGGGAAGATAGTATCGGTGGCCCGTCAAGAGCGAAGCAAAGATGAGACGTGGGTCGCACCAACTGGCGATCCCCTACTGAAAGCAGTTAGGGAGCACGATGAAACGGTGTTTAAGCCTCTTCACTTTGACCATGAGTCACCAGAAGCGAGTGAAGAGgaggatgatgaggatgaACACGAGGAATTTGATGCGGAAGAAGATCAGGAAGAGTACGATGTAAGGCGTCAGTCACCGCCCATTGTGCCCGCCAGTCACACAGGTGGTAAATGGAAGCCGGAATCGCGGCCGCAGCTACGACATCCGCATATAGAACGCCTCTCGCCAAGTTGGGATGAGCCCTCCGAAGATAACTACATTCATCCTCCAGCGGACCATACAAAAGGCAAATGGGTTCCGGGTAGCAAACAGCTGGAGTACATCGAAAATATAGATCTTACTAAGCTGGACCAACCGGGGGCTAGTTATTGGTGCAACATCTGCTGTAGGCGACTGAAAAGTCGTTTATATTATGACCAACATTTGAAGAGTGGCTACCACATTAAAAGAGCTGAAGCAGAGTGCGAATTAGAGCAAGCTACTCTAGGCAGAGAACTTACCCTAAGCAAGGACTTCTCAATAGAAGGCAATGAGGacaaaaaagaacaaaagccACCAAAACGACAGAGGAGAGCAAATCTTCTGCGATGCGATCTATGCCGGCACACGATGGCAAGACATTTGATGGGCAAGCATTTAATctcccattttcattttagaAGACTCCAGAAGCAGAGTCGAATTAGACGGCAAAAGTGCTTGCAGGAAATACTTAAGCATATGGGAAGCATAGTGAGGCAATCTCCTTTTCAGTGCTTGCCTTGCCGATTCTATGCTAACACTGAAGATAACTTCCTACATCACTGGCAATCCCACGAGCACTTGCAGCTAACAAAGAGACTGGGGGGAACTTTTTGGTGTGCTTTTTGTCAGTTTAGCTCCAACACCAATAATTCTATGTTGCTTCATTTGCTGGATTCCTCTCATAAGGAGGTGCTTTTAGCCCTCAATAGATCGGTTCCCATATACATAGCCCAAATAAGACGGCTACAGTGCTCTAGGTGTGGAATGGAGTTTTTGTACAACATTCAACTACGTCGACACTTTATCTCTGATCATCCGGGACTTGCTCTTACAGGAACGGCAGCCGATGAATACCAGAGTAGGTTTCGATGCAATTTGTGTGGATCCTCACAGACATCTCGTTTAGCTCTTCAACGTCATAAAAAGCATAAGCACCTCCTGGCAAGGTATTTTTGTGCAATCTGCCGATTAGAATTTGACTCCTCTTTAGATGCGCGACGTCATAGAAGCTTGATGGAACATAAGCAAAAAGCAAGAGCCCAAATGACTATTTTACCACCCGAAAAGGAAATAGAACATATGCTAAAAGAAGTTTTAGAGGAAGCAGCTCCGAGTTTACCCGCCAAGAGGAGTGGGGATATTAAGTGCgcgatttgcaaaaaaacgtTTGAATCGTCTCAAAGCTTAACCAAACATCAAGCAGAAGTTCATTCATCAGATAATCATTTGTGTTTGAGTTGTGGTTCAAGCTTTAAATCTGCTCAGGCACTAGGAAGACACACACGCAGCTGTCAACCCCTGGCCAGCACATCATCCCCCCCTCATCCATTCCTAGCCCAAAAGAAAGCAATCTACTCCTGCGATCAATGTCGATTCCAATCTCAATATGAGTCCGATCTAGTTTATCACCGAATTTTTCACACAAGATCCGGAACAATAGGAAAGAACGAGCTTCTTCAGTGCCCCTTGTGCCCGAAGAATTTCAAAAAGCACTCCCTTAGGCCTCACCTAAGGAACcatacaaatgaaaaaatttttgaatgcACGGAGTGCCTTCAGAAATTTGCCAGAAGACACAACCTGAAGAACCACGTTATCACGAGGCATGGTAAAGTAGGTGATCAGGACAAGACtgaaatttctaaaaaagATGTTGAACAATCAAAACCCAAATATCAGTGTGGAACATGTGGAAAAATACTGGCCAAAAA GTATTCCCTTAAACTTCATGAGATCAGCCACTCGAAGACAGTTCAGCGCCTCTATCGCTGCCATTTTACAGACTGCTCGTATGCAGGGCGAACCCCGGAAAGCTTAAAAACTCACTTGGTCTCCCACTCTCAGGAAAGACACAAATGTGCGCGGAACAACTGCAGCTATGTGGGAAAGAGCGAGCTGCACCTGAAAAG GCACCTCAAGTCGGCTCATTTCACGGAGAAGAGTAGTGAGGAGTGGTTTTCGTGCGATCAATGCGATTTCAGAGCCCGATTCAAGGGTCACCTCCGTCGGCATTCGTTGCGCCACTCGGGCCAGAAGCCCCACCAATGCCCCCACTGTGACTTCCAGTGCAGCACAATAGATAACCTACGTAAGCACATCATCAAGACGGGAAAGCATCCTGGAATGTTCATTTATCAGTGCGTTAAATGTTCCGAGGCTGCCAGCGAAATATTCAAAAGCAACAGCTACAAAGAGTACCAATATCACTTGGAGACTCACAAAGCTGATTAA
- the LOC6529198 gene encoding zinc finger protein 407 isoform X2, protein MSEVKIQMEAGKRTRYSLKLHEISHSKTVQRLYRCHFTDCSYAGRTPESLKTHLVSHSQERHKCARNNCSYVGKSELHLKRHLKSAHFTEKSSEEWFSCDQCDFRARFKGHLRRHSLRHSGQKPHQCPHCDFQCSTIDNLRKHIIKTGKHPGMFIYQCVKCSEAASEIFKSNSYKEYQYHLETHKAD, encoded by the exons ATGTCGGAGGTGAAAATACAAATGGAAGCTGGAAAACGAACCCG GTATTCCCTTAAACTTCATGAGATCAGCCACTCGAAGACAGTTCAGCGCCTCTATCGCTGCCATTTTACAGACTGCTCGTATGCAGGGCGAACCCCGGAAAGCTTAAAAACTCACTTGGTCTCCCACTCTCAGGAAAGACACAAATGTGCGCGGAACAACTGCAGCTATGTGGGAAAGAGCGAGCTGCACCTGAAAAG GCACCTCAAGTCGGCTCATTTCACGGAGAAGAGTAGTGAGGAGTGGTTTTCGTGCGATCAATGCGATTTCAGAGCCCGATTCAAGGGTCACCTCCGTCGGCATTCGTTGCGCCACTCGGGCCAGAAGCCCCACCAATGCCCCCACTGTGACTTCCAGTGCAGCACAATAGATAACCTACGTAAGCACATCATCAAGACGGGAAAGCATCCTGGAATGTTCATTTATCAGTGCGTTAAATGTTCCGAGGCTGCCAGCGAAATATTCAAAAGCAACAGCTACAAAGAGTACCAATATCACTTGGAGACTCACAAAGCTGATTAA